One Equus caballus isolate H_3958 breed thoroughbred chromosome 8, TB-T2T, whole genome shotgun sequence genomic window, AATTTATGTCTTTCAGCCTTTATAAACCCTTACCTCCTTGTTTTCCTCAGAACCCATTTTGGGTTTCTGCCTGAATCTGTGTCTCCTGAGTTGCAATGTTAATTGCCCAAGTAAATATCTGCTATTTGAAGTGTTGTGAATTTTCCCTGAGTCGACATCTCATACTTCTGGAGGCCAGGATTCCCGGATCCAGGTCTGGGAGGCTTgatttctggtgaggcctctcctcctggcccacagagggctgccttcttgctgtgctCACATGGGGGAGGGGTAGAGAGCAAGCTTTCTGGTGCTGCTTCTGATAAGGATACTCATCCTATCCGGTCAGgacccacccttatgacctcatttaaccttgattACTTCCTGTCTCCAAGTAGAGTCGCactggggttagggcttccacatatgaatttgagaGGGACAAAATTCAATCTATAatgccctcctccctcagggcTCCAACCATACTGTGCGCATGATGGAACTGTAGCCTGTATCACATTGTGTTGTTAAgtgctatttatttttctgattctaaaataaCACATACTTAGAGTAGCAAGtgtggaaaatgcagaaaaatataaagaaaatagaatacaGAAACCCACAACATAAACATTATTAAGATGACAGGGgttttttgggtctttttttctgtgtatatgtattcatatatttttttacacAATTTGGATCAaacaatgtggattttttttttttggtaacagctttcttgagatataattcacgtatCATATAATTCACTCATGAGTGAATTCACCAAACGAGTGAGAGCAGCAAGAGGCCCAGGCTAGTGCAGGGACCGTGGGGGCTGAGGAGGGTACAGGTGTCTGTGTCATCGTGAAGACCAGCTCTGTAGGACTTCCCCCTAGTTGACATGGGGACTCAGTGCAGACTCAGGTGGTAACAAGGCATGGTGAGGTCCAGAACCTTCCATATGGAAGTTGAAGTGGCCGATGGAAGATGAGGAAGCCACACTCCACGGTCATTTAGGGGCAGACGCTGGTGGGGACGGGCTGAAGGCTGGCAGCAACTCTGTTCTGTGCTCCACTCTGCGGGCAGCAGTCTTTCTGCAAAGCCCTGGAAGAGTGACCTTCACTGAGCTGGCGAGGTCATCAAACTCTCTGCTCACCTGGACATCCTGAGGAGAGACCCAGGACCAGGCAGCACATTGTCACTTTCTGAGAACTTGACTTCTTTTACCCACACAGGGCGTCAAAGAAGCTCCTTAGGACAGCTTCTCTCCTATGGGTAACAATGTCATTACTCCCCAAACTTAAAATAGAGAAGGGCAGGGGCTCCAGGGGGCTTCAGGGAGCTGATTACATAGGTCTATGctgtttgtgaaaattcactggACTCTGCCCTTAATCCATGTGCACTTTGCAGCATAAATATTGTTCCTCAACAGGAAATGAAAACCAGAGAGGTTGGAGGAAGAGAACCAGCACTGAGTCTGTCTCTGCACAGGCCCTTTCTGTAGGGTCTGTCATCTCATCCCGTCTCACAGTGACCCTGGCAGGAAGGTACTAGCCCCATTTCACATGGACACAAGGCTGAGTCCTGGGAAGGGTTTTACATGAACTGTAAGGATTCAGAAGGATTTCCCTTGAAGGTGAGGATACAATCTGGGCTAGGCAGATTAGACTAATGACAACAGTGAAGGAACAGGAAACAGAACATTGTATCTAGACTAGAGCTGATCTCTGATCCAGAATCCAAGATCCAATGTCTGATTCCAAACCCTATAGGATTTCCACTATACTAACGCTTCTGACAGTAACCGTACATCGTATTGAACAAGCATGTACTGTTGCAGGACAATTTCACATATTCCGTTTGTGTTAGAATGATGGAGTCCAGTGCTGAGCGGCCTTCTCAGAGCAGAGGGACATGGTCAAGGCAAGCTCATCTCTGGCTGTGGAGCCGTAGAGacgaggcagggagaagggagaagggaacgACGACGTTCAACACCAGGTGTCCCGAGCCTGAGGGTTGGAGCTGTGAAGACAGGTCTCTGGAGAGGCTTTGACTCAGGTCTGGACTGAAGTGAATCAGGGTTGGAATGAGCAGTGATTTGGGACTAgactttcttttaataattcGTATTTGGGGTTCTCTCCTTAGTGTTTAACTGCCTTGGAAAAGAATGACattttttctacattaaaaaggcaaaattggggctggccccatggccgagtggttaagttcgcacactccgccgcaggtggcccagtgtttcgttggttcgaatcctgggcacggacatggcactgctcatcaaaccacgctgaggcagcgtcccacatgccacaactagaaggacccacaacaaagaatatacaactatgtaccggagggctttggggagaaaaaggaaaaaataaaatctttaaaaaaaaaaaaaaaggcaaaattgagTGAAAGGGATCCTGATCTCCCTCACACCCGCACAGTGACTCTTCCAGGACCAGGATCCCCCTTCAGGCAGtgcgggtgggggaggggccgcctTGCGAGTGCTGGACCTGCAAATCCAAACATCAGTGAACAGGGAGCATTGTGACCCTGAGGCAGCTATTCTCTCAGCTGGTGAAGAACCCAGGCAGGGGTCTGAGGTGAGGCCAGGGCGGCACCCCAGTCAGGAGcaggagtggggctggaggggcgTCAAGACCCACGTTCAGGCCTGGGCTGGAACGTGGTCTTGGCCATGCCATGCATCTGGGCAGGACACTAGTCCTCCAATTCCCACTCCCTCCCTTAAATGaggcctcacagggctgctgggaggactGAGGTGGGGTTTAGGAAAAGCCCTCACAGAGAAATCCAGCAGTTCCAGGGCAGACACTGGGTCCCCCTGCACAGACTGGAGAACACGAAAGCAGACACCTAAGAAACACACGCAGGACACTGAGAGCAGCTGAGCCCAGGGAGGCCGGGAGAGCAGCGTGAGAGGGAAGCAAGGACTCCTCTTCTCTGCTGACATGGCCGAGGACCGCCCCACCGCCTCTGCTCAGAAATGTCTCCATGGGACAGAATGCCCTGGGTGAGGCTGCAGGGccgggagagaggaaaggagtggATGCTGGCTGAGTGCCCACCCAGTGCCTGGCTCAGTGCAGGGGACAAAGACAGACACACGAGACAGACTCCTGCCCGTAAATGGACCACCCACTGGGGGAGTAGAGGAAAAGGAACATCATAAAAGTGCAGCGTGATATGTCCAAGGAGAGAGTGTGCACCAGCTCTCCTGGGGGTAAAGGTTGGATGGGGATTGAGCCACTGAGCTGAGCTCTGCAGGTGAGGTGGGCGGAGCTGGGCATTTCAGCAAGAAGAGCAGCGGGAGCAacacagagggagaaactgcCCCGTGTGCACGGAGACTTCCAGGCAGCTTGGAGGGAGAGGATGGATTTCAGAGCAGGAGGGAAGAGGGGGGTTGGCAGAGCCCAGATCCCGAGGGCGTGCTGTGAATGACACACTGCTAAGCCTGGATTCATCCAGAGGGGGCTGCTGACAGGTTTAAAGCAGAAGGGACATGGGCTTGTTTCTGGTGTAGAAAGATCACCTGGGAGCAGGTGGGCAGGAAGCGCCAGAGAGGAGGAAGTAGCAGGAGCacaggcctggaggaggggagtgagaaggaggagCAGGCAGCCTGAGCTCTCTGTAGGAGGtgagatggaggaggggagatgTAGGAAAGGGAGACAAGTGCTGGGCTCAGCTTCTgatggggaggaggcagccctTAGAGGGATATGGTGCATCCAGGTTGGACTTTCAGAATCTAATACCCCTATGGGCCCTCTGGGGGACCGTCCAGCAGGTGGCTGGAAATGGGGTTCCAGAGAGGTCTGGGTTCCAGCCAAGGGCCGCAGAGGGGTGAGCCTCAGGCTGGGGATGGGGTGCTGCAGGGGGCGCCTCTGCCAGTTGAGGGAGCTgagggccaggcagggctggaTCCCCTGGAGCTGGTTGTAGTGTCCTCTGAGCACATGCTGTTGGCAGAGTGGTCCCTGTGGGCCTGCTCCATCCTCTGTTGCaccctcccttctctgtcttctgctctcagccctgctcagcccctccctccccattgGCAACCCTGCAGGAAGGAACCTATACTGTGCACACAAGGCCTCAGGTAGGTCTGAGCCTGTGTCCAGCAAGGCCagaggaagaatgagagaagatGAAGGGGAAGCGAGTGTGCCCCAGCCATCACAGCAGAGCAGCTCTCCAGtgggctgaggaggagggaggacagctgggagggaaggatggaggggaggagTCTGCAGAAGTGCATGGGCAAGGCCAGAGGTGGGCAAAGGGAAGAAGTGGTCACAAGGAGAAGCCAGGAGGCCCCCTCCCAATCAGGGCTCTGGAAACTGCACCCTGCTGCCACTGGGGTGGGGAGATGTGACAGAGAAGGGATCTGTGTGGATAGGCACAGGCAGGTCTGTGCTGGGGCCTCCCCCATCAGGTCAGCACTCTCAACAGGAGTCCTCAGTGTCTGGTTGACCTGGATGCCCAGGCCCGGGCTCAGGGCTCCCACTGCAGATGTGGTTGTTGCTGCAACAGAAAGACATGAGCATGGTGCTGCCTTGCACACAGATCTCCCCAGGGTCCCAGCTGGAGCTGCTGGTCCATCACTGGGTCAGGAGTCACATTCCAGCTCCACAAACACGCTGGGGACCCTGGGCAGGTCAGTGAGTAAAAGCTGGATAATGACCCTGCTTCATTGGAGGCCCCAATTGTTGAAGAGATCACCCAGAAAACACGCCTAGAGTGACCCCCCTGGTGGAGACCAGCTGCTGCTCCCTGGTCCTCAGAGCTCAGTTCCCATGTGTTGTGCTCCAGCTGGCACCCTGTCCCTATCACCCTGACAGCGGTGTTCAGGAAAACCACTCAgctccctccccacaccctcttcctcctcctcctgttggACCTGAACTCCAGGCCTCAGCATCGCTCTTGGCCACTTTGTCCTGAAGCCAGTCCCACTTCTCTCTGACTCCTCAGACCCCAGCTCTGGCATCAAATTTAAGCATCTCTTGGGGCCTCCTCTGGCCTTGGCTCCTTCCATGGGGAGCAAAGGTGGGCAAGATTGCAGCGGGCAGGCCCTGCTCACCCCGGCAGCCATGACCTGTCAGgcctctgcctctttccttcccttctggcTTGTGGCCCCTGCTCTGGTTCCCTGTCTGGGCCTGGAGGAGCAGCCCACACACAGCAGGCCCCTAGCTGCCATGAGCTGAGCAGAGCATGTGAGCACCCGCCCTGCACCAGGCTCTCTGAAGATGCTTCACACACACGTGTGCAATTCCAAGCCCCAACCTGTGCTGTGGGAATCACAAGCCCCAATGTTCAAATGATGAACTCGAGTGAGAAGGACGGAGCTGGGCGCTCTCAGATTGCAGCTCAGGCCCCATCATGGGTAGACTGTGGTAGTTTTGGGAATTAAAGTGGTGAACAGCAGCAAGATCATAGAGCCCCTGGTCCCTGGGGTGGCTATGAGCCCTGAGACTATGACACAGGGGGTATGCAATGCTCCTCGCCTCATGTCAAGTTCCTCCAATACATTGTTGGTCTTAAGTGCCTCaccctggaggaggggagtgagaaggaggagCAGGCAGCCTGAGCTCTCTGTAGGAGGtgagatggaggaggggagatgTAGGAAAGGGAGACCCAGCCAGTCTGACCTGCATCCAGTTCTCAAAAGTGCAGGGACCAACATGCCCCCGGGCTGTCCCCATGTGTGGAACTGTTGACCCCCTTCTCGACCTGGCTAACAGCTCCTCCTCCTTCTAACCTGGGGTCACGGTGTCAGGAAGCCTTGCCCacctggctgggctgggcagccTCGGGCACCATGTCCACCGTGTTTCCCTCCTTCCAGGCTCTGGCCGTCAGACCTGTCTGCCTGGCCAGTCTCTCCTACCAGCCCAGGGGCCCTCAGGGACCTGACTTTGACCCCTCTCCATGGTCCCAGCACAGTTCTAGGAAAGCGAGTctaaagaaaggcagagaggaaaacagatgCGCTGACTGGGCAGAGCGCTGAGCCAGCCCGCGGGGTCTGACGCGCCTGGGCGGGCACTTTCAGCACCGCGGAGAGCTCCCTGCAGGAGGGGCGCCCTCCCTGAGAACAGAGCGCAGACTCCCTGCCCAATGCAAACAGCCCATGCAAAGACCCTGGGGCACAAGAGAAAGTAGTGAGATCAAGGAATCCCACTGATGTCTTCCACCAACTCGGAATAAAGTCTTCATGCCTTTTGCCGTGATTTGTCGTCCCGCAACCCCCTGTTGCCTCTCCACCACAACCTGGCCACTCTCCCCTGGCCCAATAGCCCAGTCACACTAGTGGCCATCAGTCTAAGAAATAGGCCTCTGTGTTCACGGTTCTGCTTGAAATGCACTCCCTCTGGTCCTGCCATGGCTGATTCTTCCCACCCAGTACATTTCAGcttcaatgtcacctcctcacagAGGCCACCCTGGCCACCCCACTAAGCAGGGATCCCTATTCTTCTCTGGAATTACGCCCTGTTTGTTTCTCTGTAGCACCAGTAATTATGGCGCATGACCTTGTTAATACGTGTTCCCTGAGGCCAGGACCTCTGTTTTGTTCATGCTGCGTCCCTAGTGGCTAagtcagcacccagcacaggtaGCTGCAGGCAATGAGACATCCAGCGAGGAGTAAGAGTTCTGTGTGGAAGGAGTGGGCAAGGGGCAGGCCTAGGTGGGACGTGGGGAGAGGGGCCAGAGCACGGATGCTCAGAGTGGTCCTGCCAACCTCCACCCACACCTGCCCCAGGAAGACGGGCCCCATGGTGGCCCAGGCCGGATGGGATCTGCTTGGTCACTCAGCTTGCTGTAGCTCAGGTCCAGGGGTTTCAGGCCCGTGGGGGCCAGCAGGAGCTCAGCAAGGTACTGGGCCGCCTGCTCCTCCAGGCCGTTCCCTGCCAGCTGTACCCTCTGCATGGCTGGGGTCACTGTGAGGGCGGCACACACAGCCTGGGCGCCCACTGCTCCCAGCTGGTTCTCCGACAGGTCCACATCTGGGGGCCAGCACCCCTCCTCAGTCAGTGGGGTCCAAGTCAGGCACTGCCCTCCTCTACCTTCCTCCATCCTCCAAACTCCAGGCCTGAGGCAGTGAAAGGGGCTTTGCAGGCGGACTGTCCTGGGGTTGCATGGTGACTCTGCAACCCATTGGCTGgataccccaccccaccccatgtGTCCACAAGCTACTTTGTCAAGGGGTTAAAGCCACCTCCTTTGAGGTGCTATGGAGGATGCTGGGATGAAACAACAGCCCATTGATGACTCATGCCTGGCAGCAATACAACCCCCACCGGAGCCCCCACTGCCACATCTCTGGGGACTGGCAGTGACAGCCCAAGGGGCCATGCAAGGAGCACATACAAGGGCAGACACTCTGCTGAGCATTTAATGCTCATCACAACCCCGAGGGCTGAGTGGCATTGTTGGGTCCATTTCACAGATTGGAGACTGAGGCTCGGCGAGGTTGAGCTGCTGGCCCAGGGTCACCCTGCTTTTCTTTGGCAGAGATGGCATTTGGATCCAGCCCCATCAAACTCccacccagccctccctcctctcGCACTGCCAGCCCCATCTCTCTGTGTGGAAGGACCCTCCCACCCTGCATCCAGGCACTGGGAGGCCACCACATGCAGGGGGCGCTGGTGGAGGGGTGGGACAGGTCAGGAAGGGAGTGGCATCCAGTGTTGGGTGCACCACAGTGGGTCTAACTCCACCCCACTCCCCCATCCTGTTCTgaggcccctcccccagcaacACCAGCAGGTCCATGGGGAAAGACCCGGCTGTGGGGAGCCCACATCGCTCAGAAAGTCTGCCCACATGTCCCAGGCTGGGCACCTCCCAcagatgctgctgcttctgctcagGGCACCTGCCAGGGCCTCTGTGCCAGCCTCACACAGCCCAATGTCccgaaggtccagccacttgacACAGGGATTGGAGGTCAGCGTGGAAGCCAGAGCCTGGGCCCCCTGGGACAGAGAGGGGCCTGAGGGCCTGGTCCTCCCCAGGGCTGAAGGCCTCATACATAGCTGCTCACTACCCTGGTTCCTGTTCCCAGGGCTCCACCCACTCGATGCCCTCCACCTGGAAGGCCCTCCCCTTCCCACAGGCCCAGGGGACTCCTGCTTCTCTGTCTAGGCTCCACCAGACCTCCTGGAGCCTTCTCTGACCCCCAAGTGCATTAGTGGGGATCCCCAGCCCTTATAGTGATCTCAGTCACAGCCTGGATCCCATCTGCCACCCAGATGTGGGGGATGGGACATACCTGTCACAGAGCAAGGCTGGGGAATGTGTGCGATGGGCTCAGGGAGGGCCACTCCCATGGCTGCTGCCTCCCAGGTCCTCCCCTCCAAGCCTGGCCCAGGGTCCCTCCAGGGGTACCTGAGGCCCCAGGCCACAGTGTCTCAGGTTCAGCTCTGGGGCACTTCCCTGGCATAGAAAGCAGGAGGCAGGCACGATGGTGTGGGCCCCGGTGGACCTCAAGGAGATGGTGTCCTTTGACCAGCTCTCCAAGCCCACGGTGCCTGATAGGAGACAGGGGCTAAGTGTGGCTCCCTCCCCAGGCACCACcgtctgcctcctcccctgccctctgtcACTCCCCAGCCCGTTTCCCCTCTAGAGGCATTTCTTCCTGTGCTAACAGGGACTCCTGCCCCGtatacagatgagg contains:
- the LOC102149914 gene encoding leucine-rich repeat-containing protein 74B-like yields the protein MGGTMRGPCERSVGREEREEEAAAAGQPAGVPEAEGDFDAGLDSDLQTGGTVGLESWSKDTISLRSTGAHTIVPASCFLCQGSAPELNLRHCGLGPQGAQALASTLTSNPCVKWLDLRDIGLCEAGTEALAGALSRSSSIYVDLSENQLGAVGAQAVCAALTVTPAMQRVQLAGNGLEEQAAQYLAELLLAPTGLKPLDLSYSKLSDQADPIRPGPPWGPSSWGSYLCWVLT